From a single Dendropsophus ebraccatus isolate aDenEbr1 chromosome 8, aDenEbr1.pat, whole genome shotgun sequence genomic region:
- the LOC138799967 gene encoding LOW QUALITY PROTEIN: olfactory receptor 5F1-like (The sequence of the model RefSeq protein was modified relative to this genomic sequence to represent the inferred CDS: inserted 1 base in 1 codon), translating to MNSSSVKEFILLGLTDRRELYIPIFIIFLHVYIITVLGNVGIISLIRMHRHLQKPMYLFLGNLSFVDLTYSSSVTPKMLQDLLSKFRTVSYVGCALQMYTFVSFATIECLLLGVMAYDRYVAVCRPLLYSVIMSSIVCLKLLTSAYLGGFLTALVHISLVFHLNFCKSXVISHFFCDMPPLFKLSCSDISVNIAVIFILGGLVTMTCLIVILVSYTNIVLAIVRIRSAEGRYKAFSTCTSHMTAITIFYGTVLFMYFRPSSSYALQQDKVASVFYSILIPMLNPLIYSLRNTEVIAALKSLVKIKCC from the exons ATGAACTCGAGTTCTGTAAAGGAATTCATTCTCTTGGGCCTCACAGACAGAAGAGAACTATACATCCCTATATTCATCATCTTCCTTCATGTATACATCATAACTGTACTGGGCAACGTTGGGATCATCAGTTTGATCAGGATGCACAGACATCTTCAGAAGCCCATGTACTTGTTCTTAGGCAACCTTTCATTTGTGGACCTCACCTACTCTTCATCTGTCACCCCTAAGATGCTACAAGACTTGCTATCAAAATTCAGAACCGTCTCATATGTTGGCTGTGCTCTGCAGATGTATACATTTGTCTCCTTCGCAACCATTGAATGCCTTCTTCTAGGTGTTATGGCCTATGACCGCTATGTAGCTGTCTGTAGACCTCTGTTATATAGTGTTATCATGAGTAGCATCGTGTGCCTTAAGCTGTTGACTTCAGCCTATCTTGGAGGCTTCCTAACCGCGTTGGTACACATTAGTTTAGTGTTCCACCTCAATTTCTGCAAAT AAGTCATCAGTCACTTCTTCTGTGACATGCCGCCACTTTTCAAGCTGTCTTGCTCTGACATATCTGTAAACATCGCTGtgatttttattttggggggtttagTAACTATGACATGTCTTATCGTTATTCTTGTGTCCTATACTAACATAGTCCTGGCCATTGTAAGAATCCGCTCTGCTGAGGGCAGATATAAGGCGTTTAGCACCTGTACTTCTCATATGACCGCTATCACTATTTTCTATGGGACAGTACTATTTATGTATTTCCGGCCATCGAGCAGCTACGCTCTCCAGCAGGACAAGGTGGCCTCAGTCTTCTACAGCATACTTATACCTATGCTGAATCCTCTGATTTACAGCCTGAGGAACACAGAGGTTATAGCAGCTTTAAAAAGTCtggtaaaaataaaatgttgCTAA